In a single window of the Flavobacterium sp. W4I14 genome:
- a CDS encoding aminopeptidase N (product_source=COG0308; cath_funfam=1.10.390.10,2.60.40.1730; cleavage_site_network=SignalP-noTM; cog=COG0308; pfam=PF01433,PF17900; superfamily=55486,63737), producing MKKLLFILTTALSISTSQAQMLGKNQVNSRADSLRGTLTPLRTCYDINYYHLDVKIDIDQKSVSGSNEFAFTATQDFTKLQFDLFDNLKVDKVVYKGTDLPFTREYNAVFITFPKAVKKGSKDKFTVFYSGNPLVAKTPPWDGGFIFKKDEAGNPFVSVACQGLGASVWWPNKDHQSDEVDSMLISISVPKTLQEISNGRLRNTVDKPNGYKQYNWFVTNPINNYDVTFYIGKYAHWQDSYDGENGKLSIDYWALQTDSAKARPHWDADVKPMLKCFEYWFGPYPWYKDGYKLVQAPHLGMEHQSAVAYGNQFKPGYLGKDLSGTGHGLKWDFITIHESGHEWFGNNITSKDIADMWIHEGFTNYSEVLFTECTENKAAANEYVIGLQKIIQNDIPVIGPYGVNKEGSGDMYPKGANLISTIRQLINNDEKFRQILRGLSKTFYHQTVTTAQIENYIAKQSGLKLDKVFDQYLRFTKIPVLEYKINNGALSYRWITDVKGFDMPVRVTLKTGAYTLIKPTNDWKTLKVDASINADNFKHDPLFYIKIKKGEPNSFF from the coding sequence ATGAAAAAGTTACTATTCATTCTTACCACTGCCCTTAGCATTTCAACTTCACAAGCACAAATGCTTGGCAAAAACCAGGTGAACTCCAGGGCCGATAGCCTGCGGGGAACACTTACCCCTTTGCGTACCTGCTACGATATTAATTATTACCACTTAGATGTGAAGATCGATATCGATCAAAAATCAGTTAGCGGAAGCAATGAATTTGCTTTTACCGCCACACAGGATTTCACTAAATTACAGTTCGATCTTTTTGATAACTTAAAAGTAGATAAAGTGGTATATAAAGGTACCGATCTACCTTTTACCCGGGAATATAATGCAGTTTTTATAACTTTCCCTAAAGCAGTTAAAAAAGGAAGTAAGGATAAATTCACGGTTTTTTATTCAGGCAATCCTTTAGTAGCAAAAACACCACCTTGGGATGGCGGTTTTATCTTCAAAAAAGATGAAGCCGGCAATCCTTTTGTTTCTGTAGCTTGCCAGGGTTTAGGCGCAAGTGTATGGTGGCCAAATAAAGATCACCAGAGCGACGAGGTAGATAGTATGTTAATCAGCATTAGTGTTCCTAAAACTTTGCAGGAAATATCTAATGGAAGACTGAGAAATACCGTCGATAAACCTAATGGTTACAAACAATACAATTGGTTTGTCACTAATCCCATCAACAATTACGATGTTACCTTTTACATTGGCAAATATGCCCATTGGCAAGACAGTTATGATGGTGAAAACGGAAAACTCAGCATCGATTACTGGGCGCTGCAAACCGATAGCGCCAAAGCCCGCCCACATTGGGATGCCGATGTTAAACCCATGTTAAAATGTTTCGAATATTGGTTTGGCCCTTACCCATGGTACAAAGACGGTTACAAATTGGTTCAGGCACCACATTTGGGCATGGAACATCAAAGTGCAGTCGCTTATGGCAATCAATTTAAACCAGGTTATCTAGGTAAAGATTTAAGCGGTACCGGCCATGGTTTAAAATGGGATTTCATCACCATCCATGAGAGCGGCCACGAATGGTTTGGCAATAACATCACCTCGAAAGATATTGCCGATATGTGGATTCACGAAGGTTTCACCAATTACTCGGAAGTATTATTTACCGAATGTACCGAGAACAAAGCGGCTGCAAACGAATATGTAATCGGATTACAGAAAATTATCCAAAACGATATTCCGGTTATCGGCCCTTACGGCGTAAATAAAGAAGGCTCCGGCGATATGTATCCAAAAGGTGCAAATTTGATTAGTACCATTCGCCAGTTAATTAATAACGATGAAAAGTTCAGACAGATTCTTCGCGGGCTAAGCAAAACATTTTACCATCAAACGGTAACCACTGCTCAGATCGAAAATTACATAGCCAAACAAAGCGGGCTTAAACTGGATAAAGTTTTCGATCAGTATTTACGTTTTACCAAAATCCCAGTTTTAGAATATAAAATCAACAATGGTGCTTTATCTTATCGCTGGATAACCGATGTTAAAGGTTTTGATATGCCAGTGCGTGTAACATTAAAAACAGGTGCTTATACCTTAATTAAACCTACAAACGATTGGAAAACACTTAAAGTGGATGCCAGCATAAATGCAGATAACTTTAAACACGATCCGTTGTTTTATATCAAAATAAAAAAAGGAGAACCTAATTCTTTTTTCTAA
- a CDS encoding HAD superfamily hydrolase (TIGR01509 family) (product_source=TIGR01509; cath_funfam=3.40.50.1000; cog=COG0637; pfam=PF13419; superfamily=56784; tigrfam=TIGR01509), whose product MSKIKALLFDLDGTLIDSEKFHFDCWNKFLCEYEVTLDFKDWLTNYAGIPLPKNAKTIIDRYKIEEELEGFINRREKITFDGFRTTDIQLMPFALEFIKFAYEKGLTLAVVTASPKIDVEAVFERNGLAKYFSLFITRTDVGKSKPDPESYNLCVERLGVEKDECIVFEDTLNGVKSALAAGIACYAIQSNVRAHQKLKIADELFLSFANAKEFMLQKELI is encoded by the coding sequence ATGAGTAAAATAAAAGCATTGCTGTTTGATTTAGATGGTACATTAATTGATTCTGAAAAATTTCATTTCGACTGCTGGAATAAGTTTTTGTGTGAATACGAAGTTACACTGGATTTTAAGGATTGGTTAACAAATTACGCTGGAATCCCTTTACCTAAAAATGCAAAGACCATAATAGACAGGTATAAAATTGAAGAAGAGTTAGAAGGCTTCATCAACAGAAGAGAAAAGATAACTTTTGATGGTTTTAGAACAACTGATATTCAGTTAATGCCCTTTGCATTAGAGTTTATCAAGTTTGCTTATGAAAAAGGGCTTACCCTGGCCGTAGTTACGGCAAGTCCGAAAATTGATGTTGAAGCCGTTTTTGAGCGTAATGGTTTGGCTAAATATTTCAGTTTGTTTATTACCCGAACAGATGTAGGTAAATCTAAGCCTGATCCCGAAAGTTATAATCTTTGTGTTGAGCGGTTAGGTGTTGAAAAAGATGAATGTATCGTTTTTGAAGATACTTTAAATGGGGTTAAATCTGCTCTGGCTGCGGGTATAGCCTGTTACGCCATTCAGAGCAATGTACGGGCGCATCAAAAACTAAAAATAGCTGACGAATTGTTCCTGAGCTTTGCGAATGCCAAAGAATTTATGCTGCAAAAGGAATTGATTTAG
- a CDS encoding catechol 2,3-dioxygenase-like lactoylglutathione lyase family enzyme (product_source=COG0346; cath_funfam=3.10.180.10; cog=COG0346; superfamily=54593), translating into MLTDINPKLPMRDKAVTRDFYVNKLGFKDIGSADFKDYLMVQKDQVQIHFFLFETLDPKENYGQVYIRTNDIDGLYKSMLETKQSIHPNGGLQTKPWGQKEFAMLDPDSNLLTFGQGV; encoded by the coding sequence ATGCTAACAGATATTAACCCAAAACTTCCCATGCGTGATAAAGCAGTTACCAGAGATTTTTATGTGAATAAATTAGGCTTTAAAGACATTGGAAGTGCCGATTTTAAAGACTACCTGATGGTACAAAAAGATCAGGTTCAGATTCACTTTTTTCTTTTCGAAACACTTGATCCGAAAGAAAACTATGGACAGGTTTATATTCGTACAAATGATATTGATGGGCTATACAAATCTATGCTCGAAACTAAACAAAGCATTCATCCCAATGGGGGCTTACAAACAAAACCATGGGGGCAGAAAGAGTTTGCCATGCTTGATCCAGATAGCAATCTACTTACCTTCGGGCAAGGCGTTTAA
- a CDS encoding DNA-binding NarL/FixJ family response regulator (product_source=COG2197; cath_funfam=1.10.10.10,3.40.50.2300; cog=COG2197; pfam=PF00072,PF00196; smart=SM00421,SM00448; superfamily=46894,52172) yields MSNVIKLAVVDDHPIVIQGIVSLINNLENMHVVGSFQSGSALISFLNNHEIDIVLLDIMLPDGNGIELCAQVKKLSPKTVVIAISNHTERSIIMQILQNGASGYILKNASVEELKNGIETALRGELAFSREVIEIIAKPSVNDLKGRPKFTKREKQILQLIAQGKTTAGIADELFLSPLTVETHRRNMMQKLDVKNSIELINIATEQLLF; encoded by the coding sequence ATGAGTAACGTCATTAAATTAGCTGTCGTTGATGACCATCCGATCGTTATACAAGGAATCGTTTCCTTAATCAACAACCTCGAAAATATGCATGTAGTGGGCAGTTTCCAGTCAGGCAGCGCATTAATCTCCTTTTTAAATAACCACGAAATCGATATTGTACTGCTTGATATTATGTTACCTGATGGTAATGGAATTGAACTATGCGCACAGGTTAAAAAATTATCTCCAAAAACAGTCGTTATTGCGATTAGCAACCATACAGAAAGAAGTATAATTATGCAGATTTTGCAAAATGGGGCGAGTGGTTACATTTTAAAAAATGCCTCGGTAGAGGAATTAAAAAACGGCATTGAAACTGCACTTAGAGGAGAATTGGCCTTTAGCAGAGAAGTTATAGAAATTATTGCCAAGCCTTCAGTAAATGATTTAAAAGGGCGGCCAAAATTCACCAAGCGCGAAAAACAGATCCTTCAGTTAATTGCACAAGGAAAAACGACCGCCGGCATAGCCGATGAACTTTTTCTAAGTCCGCTAACAGTAGAAACGCACCGCCGTAATATGATGCAGAAATTAGATGTTAAAAATTCTATCGAATTGATCAATATCGCTACCGAACAGTTGTTATTTTAG
- a CDS encoding putative damage-inducible protein DinB (product_source=COG2318; cath_funfam=3.30.2160.10; cog=COG2318; pfam=PF07609; superfamily=109854), whose protein sequence is MLTDTLKTLFNRDLNKLKSEIESYKNEANLWIIDKSIANSAGNLCLHLIGNLNTYIGATLGGSNYIRNRELEFSLKDVLKQELINMIEATIIVVNETLGKITEEQLNSEYPMLVFQEKTSTEFFLVHLTTHLAYHLGQVNYHRRLLDV, encoded by the coding sequence ATGCTTACCGACACTTTAAAAACCCTTTTCAACCGTGATTTAAACAAGCTAAAATCCGAAATCGAGTCGTATAAAAACGAAGCGAACTTATGGATTATAGATAAAAGCATTGCAAACTCAGCAGGGAACCTTTGCCTGCATTTAATCGGAAACCTCAATACCTACATTGGCGCAACCTTGGGCGGCAGCAATTACATCCGCAACCGCGAATTGGAGTTTTCGTTAAAAGATGTCCTAAAACAGGAGCTAATCAACATGATTGAAGCAACTATAATAGTGGTTAATGAAACGTTGGGTAAAATTACAGAAGAACAACTCAATAGCGAATACCCAATGCTGGTATTTCAGGAGAAAACATCAACCGAATTCTTCCTGGTTCACCTTACCACACATTTAGCCTATCACTTAGGGCAGGTCAATTACCACCGAAGGTTATTGGATGTATAA
- a CDS encoding hypothetical protein (product_source=Hypo-rule applied; cleavage_site_network=SignalP-noTM; pfam=PF10988; superfamily=50985) — protein MKKVFAILLASLTLTSSINVIAKNQININTSKNNGDNRDVKNFNGVAAAGPINVIVTLGNSESCRLEGDAEALASIVTEVKGNVLVIRPQTSITSWTRKYEGKKITAYVTAKELASLTVSGDGNLSVNGKISTGSLATTVSGSGSIKATADVDNYNGVISGSGAINITGGADHAKVVISSSGTFAGKSFSTKTLTSTISGSGTINIAVSESIRAVISGSGSVNYSGNPSVDKTVVGSGGVRKV, from the coding sequence ATGAAAAAAGTATTTGCAATATTATTGGCATCCTTAACATTAACCTCTAGTATTAATGTAATTGCTAAAAATCAGATCAACATCAATACTTCAAAAAATAATGGCGACAACAGAGATGTGAAAAACTTCAACGGAGTTGCAGCAGCAGGCCCAATAAACGTAATTGTAACTTTGGGCAATAGCGAAAGCTGCCGTTTAGAAGGCGACGCTGAGGCATTGGCCTCAATTGTTACCGAAGTAAAAGGCAACGTTTTGGTTATCCGCCCACAAACCAGTATTACAAGCTGGACTAGAAAATACGAAGGCAAAAAAATCACGGCTTATGTAACAGCAAAAGAGTTGGCCAGCTTAACCGTAAGTGGTGATGGCAACTTAAGCGTTAACGGAAAAATCAGCACAGGTAGCCTAGCCACAACTGTAAGCGGTTCGGGAAGCATTAAAGCAACGGCCGATGTAGACAATTACAATGGAGTAATTAGCGGTTCTGGCGCAATAAACATTACAGGCGGTGCAGATCATGCTAAAGTGGTAATCAGCAGCTCAGGTACCTTTGCCGGTAAATCTTTCTCTACAAAAACTTTAACCAGTACCATTAGTGGTTCAGGAACCATAAACATCGCGGTAAGCGAAAGCATTAGAGCGGTAATCAGCGGATCAGGAAGCGTAAATTATTCAGGCAATCCAAGTGTTGATAAAACTGTTGTTGGCTCAGGTGGAGTGAGAAAAGTATAA
- a CDS encoding hypothetical protein (product_source=Hypo-rule applied; cleavage_site_network=SignalP-noTM; superfamily=54403), whose translation MNWLLNKGLVVFAAAAMIATLSIESVSAQRPSRSGGSSGGGRSGSISPSRGGGSISRQPSMHAPSRGSYAPSNGGRPPRPNYSYNRPGYRPGPGYGRPGYGYRPGYGRSYYRPHYSYYNFYRPFLGFRIGILPYGYYPFYYGANQFYYSGGLFYQQNNSQYEVVTPPVGAEVPNLPSDANLVTINGVDYYEYKGVYYTQKENADGKTVYVVAGKDGILNTTDGPVDTHNIGDIINQLPEGCREVTIKNEKYFVSPDDVYYEEIVDGTNITYRVIGKLF comes from the coding sequence ATGAATTGGTTATTAAATAAAGGATTGGTTGTTTTCGCTGCAGCAGCGATGATTGCAACCTTGAGTATCGAAAGCGTTTCTGCACAGCGGCCAAGTAGGAGTGGAGGTTCTTCTGGGGGTGGTAGATCTGGTTCGATAAGCCCATCTAGGGGCGGTGGTTCTATTTCCAGACAACCATCTATGCATGCGCCAAGTAGAGGTAGTTATGCACCAAGCAATGGCGGTCGCCCACCAAGACCCAATTACAGCTATAACAGACCAGGTTATCGCCCAGGTCCAGGATATGGTAGGCCAGGTTATGGTTATCGCCCGGGTTATGGAAGGTCTTATTACAGACCGCACTATAGTTATTATAATTTTTACAGACCGTTTTTAGGTTTTAGGATTGGCATATTGCCTTATGGCTATTATCCGTTTTATTATGGCGCTAACCAGTTTTATTACTCTGGAGGATTGTTCTATCAGCAAAACAACAGTCAATATGAAGTGGTAACCCCACCAGTTGGTGCCGAGGTACCGAATTTACCATCGGATGCTAACCTGGTTACCATTAATGGTGTTGATTATTACGAATACAAAGGCGTTTATTATACCCAAAAAGAAAATGCTGATGGTAAAACCGTATATGTAGTGGCCGGTAAAGACGGTATTTTAAACACAACTGATGGTCCGGTTGATACGCATAATATAGGCGATATTATCAATCAACTGCCAGAAGGATGCAGAGAGGTAACCATTAAAAACGAAAAGTATTTTGTTTCGCCCGATGATGTTTATTATGAAGAAATAGTAGACGGGACAAATATTACTTACCGTGTAATTGGAAAGTTGTTTTAA
- a CDS encoding putative membrane protein (product_source=COG5395; cog=COG5395; pfam=PF10067; superfamily=52218; transmembrane_helix_parts=Inside_1_4,TMhelix_5_27,Outside_28_41,TMhelix_42_64,Inside_65_83,TMhelix_84_106,Outside_107_110,TMhelix_111_133,Inside_134_145,TMhelix_146_168,Outside_169_177,TMhelix_178_195,Inside_196_202), whose translation MVKKGLWILFATFALLIGLYPTIYFLMDRKFGLLNSKSVELLTNTFWNIGFYMHIIFGGIALFIGWTQFSPKMRNRRMALHRKLGKVYMVAVLLSALAGIYIGFFATGGWVSSTGFICLGIIWFYTTLKAYLYIKHGEIEQHQKMMIYSYAACFAAVTLRIWLPILTMVYGDFSKAYLVVAWLCWIPNLIVAYLITRRTANQ comes from the coding sequence ATGGTAAAAAAAGGATTATGGATTTTATTTGCAACCTTCGCATTGCTGATTGGACTCTATCCAACGATTTACTTTTTGATGGATAGGAAATTTGGGTTGTTAAATTCAAAGTCTGTTGAGTTGTTGACCAATACTTTCTGGAACATTGGTTTTTATATGCATATCATTTTCGGAGGAATCGCTTTATTTATCGGTTGGACACAATTTAGTCCGAAAATGAGAAATAGGCGCATGGCACTTCACCGAAAACTGGGTAAAGTTTATATGGTCGCTGTACTGCTTAGCGCATTAGCGGGTATTTATATTGGCTTTTTTGCAACAGGAGGATGGGTTTCTTCCACTGGATTTATTTGCTTAGGGATCATTTGGTTTTACACTACTTTAAAGGCTTATTTATACATTAAACACGGTGAAATTGAACAACATCAAAAAATGATGATTTATAGTTATGCAGCTTGTTTTGCTGCCGTAACATTGAGGATTTGGTTGCCAATTTTGACAATGGTTTATGGCGATTTTTCAAAAGCCTACCTGGTTGTTGCCTGGTTATGCTGGATTCCTAATCTGATCGTTGCCTATTTAATCACCAGAAGAACCGCTAATCAATAA
- a CDS encoding putative CocE/NonD family hydrolase (product_source=TIGR00976; cath_funfam=2.60.120.260,3.40.50.1820; cleavage_site_network=SignalP-noTM; cog=COG2936; ko=KO:K06978; pfam=PF02129,PF08530; smart=SM00939; superfamily=49785,53474; tigrfam=TIGR00976) has protein sequence MNLTRIFSLLFCLFISNELVAQQTDSAYVRENYTKIERQIPMRDGVKLFTSIYIPKNQTKKYPFLINRTPYTVAPYGEDKYKPSLGNFRAMMREGFIFVYQDVRGRWMSEGTFADIRPQLVGKKSKTAIDESTDTYDTIDWLVKNVKGNNGNAGIYGISYPGFYSTTSLPNAHPALKAVSPQAPVTDWFMGDDFHHRGTLFLMDAFSFMGNFGVPRPKPITPDKGPKGFQFPIQDNYRFYLEAGSVKNLKDRYFADSIKFWNDLFKHPNLDTFWKARLITPHLTNVKPAVMVVGGFFDAEDAYGTFDTYKAIEKQNPGANNILVAGPWFHGGWVRSDGSYFGDIPFGKTTSIDYQQQYELPFFKHYLKGEGDFNAAEANIFVTGSNEWKKFKTWPPQEVENKNLYLQPNGKLSFEKVGRTDSWDEYVSDPNNPVPYQDGIQAKRTREYMIDDQRFAARRPDVKTYQTDALTEDITLTGPVLANLVVSTTGTDADYVVKLIDVYPEDAPNPVPNPKNLIMGGYEMLVRGEIMRGKYRNSFEKPEPFVPGAITKVNYPLPDVAHTFKKGHKIMIQIQNSWFPLADRNPQKFIDIYQAEPQDFQKATHKIYHDLHNSSFITVSVLK, from the coding sequence ATGAACCTTACAAGAATTTTCAGTCTTTTATTTTGTCTGTTTATTTCTAATGAATTAGTAGCCCAGCAAACCGATTCGGCATATGTTAGAGAAAACTACACCAAAATAGAACGCCAGATCCCCATGCGCGACGGCGTTAAACTCTTCACTTCCATTTATATACCTAAAAATCAAACCAAAAAATATCCATTTTTAATTAACCGCACGCCCTATACAGTTGCACCTTACGGCGAAGATAAATATAAGCCGAGTTTGGGTAATTTTCGGGCGATGATGCGTGAGGGATTTATTTTTGTATATCAAGATGTGAGGGGCAGATGGATGAGTGAGGGCACTTTTGCCGATATCCGCCCTCAACTGGTTGGAAAAAAATCTAAAACCGCTATTGATGAGAGCACCGATACTTACGACACCATCGACTGGTTGGTTAAAAACGTGAAAGGCAACAATGGCAATGCGGGTATTTATGGCATTTCGTACCCTGGTTTTTATTCTACCACTTCTTTGCCAAATGCACACCCCGCGCTAAAAGCCGTTTCGCCTCAGGCGCCAGTTACCGACTGGTTTATGGGTGATGATTTCCACCACCGTGGTACATTATTCCTAATGGATGCTTTCAGTTTTATGGGCAATTTTGGTGTGCCGAGACCTAAACCGATTACACCAGATAAAGGTCCTAAAGGTTTTCAGTTCCCCATTCAGGATAATTATCGTTTTTATTTAGAAGCCGGATCGGTTAAGAACTTAAAAGACCGATATTTTGCAGATAGTATTAAATTTTGGAACGATTTATTTAAACATCCAAATTTAGATACCTTCTGGAAAGCACGTTTAATTACGCCGCATTTAACCAATGTAAAGCCTGCGGTGATGGTGGTTGGTGGCTTTTTCGATGCCGAAGATGCTTATGGGACTTTTGATACTTACAAAGCAATTGAGAAACAGAATCCAGGTGCCAACAATATCCTGGTTGCAGGGCCCTGGTTTCACGGTGGCTGGGTGCGCAGTGATGGTTCTTATTTCGGCGATATTCCTTTCGGCAAAACCACCAGTATTGATTACCAACAGCAGTACGAACTGCCTTTCTTTAAACATTATTTAAAAGGTGAAGGGGATTTTAATGCAGCAGAAGCAAATATTTTTGTAACGGGGAGTAACGAATGGAAAAAGTTCAAAACATGGCCACCACAAGAGGTAGAAAACAAAAACCTGTATTTACAGCCCAATGGAAAACTCAGTTTCGAAAAAGTGGGCAGAACTGATAGCTGGGATGAATATGTGAGCGATCCGAATAATCCTGTGCCTTACCAGGATGGCATTCAGGCTAAACGTACCCGCGAGTACATGATCGATGATCAGCGTTTTGCTGCCCGCCGTCCGGATGTAAAAACTTACCAAACCGATGCTTTAACCGAAGATATTACTTTAACCGGCCCTGTTTTAGCCAATTTAGTGGTTTCGACTACCGGAACAGATGCCGACTATGTAGTTAAACTGATTGATGTTTATCCTGAAGATGCACCAAATCCAGTGCCTAACCCTAAAAACCTGATTATGGGCGGTTACGAAATGCTCGTGCGCGGAGAAATTATGCGTGGAAAATACCGCAATAGTTTCGAAAAACCTGAGCCTTTTGTTCCGGGTGCCATCACAAAAGTAAATTACCCTTTGCCAGATGTGGCGCATACTTTTAAAAAAGGCCATAAAATTATGATCCAGATTCAAAACTCATGGTTCCCATTAGCTGATCGCAATCCACAGAAATTTATAGATATCTATCAGGCAGAACCGCAGGATTTTCAAAAAGCTACACACAAAATTTATCACGATCTGCACAACAGCTCATTTATTACGGTTTCGGTGTTAAAATAA
- a CDS encoding hypothetical protein (product_source=COG4222; cleavage_site_network=SignalP-noTM; cog=COG4222; pfam=PF13449; transmembrane_helix_parts=Inside_1_6,TMhelix_7_29,Outside_30_386), producing the protein MKPVSQLFFVYSVLAIVLSSCSAAKYAAVKQNETSISSVKFLDEYIMPLNPIFQNTVVGGLSGIDYDVKQNQYYMITDDPSQHSPARIYTAQIDIKENKIDTVRVTGVTYILQENGKPYPKYGTDKTVKPDGESVRYNPLTHQLLWSSEGERLFKAGDTTIVQPSLTFISTAGKFLDTIPMPKGFQFTKTESGPRKNALFEGLTYADQYKTLYASLEEPLYQDGPQAAFEYDKALTRILKFDVATKKNIAQYAYNLGAMPVKPTIENDWNVNGISEILSINNHTLLVMERAWAKGHDDHTFLKLYLVDLQGAENEIDNRAFVQNPPKPLTKKLLFDFDSLNRHIDNFEGVTFGPKLPNGHQSLIFCVDNNFGKSQVQQFFLFEVIP; encoded by the coding sequence TTGAAACCTGTATCGCAGCTGTTCTTTGTTTATTCAGTTCTTGCCATTGTGCTCTCATCTTGTTCTGCAGCTAAATACGCTGCGGTTAAGCAAAATGAAACCAGTATTTCGTCTGTAAAGTTTTTGGATGAATACATTATGCCCCTAAATCCAATTTTCCAAAATACGGTTGTTGGTGGTTTATCAGGGATTGATTACGATGTAAAGCAAAACCAATATTACATGATCACTGATGATCCATCACAACATAGTCCGGCGAGGATTTACACGGCACAGATTGATATTAAAGAAAATAAGATCGACACCGTGCGGGTAACTGGTGTTACTTATATCTTACAGGAAAACGGAAAACCATACCCCAAATACGGAACTGATAAAACTGTAAAACCTGATGGCGAATCTGTTCGTTATAACCCCTTAACCCATCAATTACTTTGGAGCAGTGAGGGAGAAAGGTTGTTTAAAGCCGGTGATACGACGATAGTTCAGCCCAGTTTAACCTTTATTTCTACTGCAGGAAAGTTTCTGGATACCATTCCAATGCCTAAAGGCTTTCAGTTTACAAAAACCGAAAGCGGACCACGAAAAAATGCTTTATTTGAAGGTTTAACTTATGCCGATCAGTACAAAACATTGTATGCCAGTTTAGAAGAACCACTTTATCAGGATGGACCTCAGGCTGCTTTTGAATATGATAAAGCCTTAACCCGGATTTTAAAATTTGATGTAGCTACTAAAAAGAATATTGCTCAATATGCTTATAATCTGGGTGCAATGCCAGTTAAGCCTACTATTGAAAACGATTGGAATGTAAATGGAATTTCCGAAATATTATCCATTAATAATCATACGCTTTTGGTGATGGAAAGGGCCTGGGCAAAAGGCCACGATGATCATACCTTTTTAAAACTTTATCTGGTTGATTTACAGGGTGCTGAAAATGAAATCGATAATCGCGCTTTTGTGCAAAATCCTCCTAAGCCATTAACCAAAAAATTGCTTTTCGACTTTGATTCCTTGAACCGGCATATCGATAATTTTGAAGGGGTAACATTTGGGCCAAAATTGCCAAACGGACACCAATCGTTAATTTTTTGCGTAGATAATAATTTCGGTAAATCTCAGGTGCAACAATTTTTCTTATTTGAGGTTATTCCATAA